One Antennarius striatus isolate MH-2024 chromosome 17, ASM4005453v1, whole genome shotgun sequence genomic window carries:
- the spata7 gene encoding spermatogenesis-associated protein 7 homolog, whose translation MGSVYCNMESRIGSVSPGLRCSSTMRQQTWKRSSFYSSSSTKLTQSIIKDHMMSHYKKVYSAKAAIDASVPKSLTHSVKYNDQKRQEHIWKFGRPQSAHTFSQRNSRASCSSAQGQFYDDNHYFCSSSSTVSSPRLGTSFHPKDITKVSSQNRMHRSCPGSEIKYRSPGMTPLRKHSATSLSISRDESCYKTFEDPCQKTYKGDLLKKHSQKFTQEKPFTPKTLKSDKSSFLSTYRYYRAPRKKSSQVCPQSGMMHQETSDTNDKEDTHTIYDSSQGLNTEHEWSGDEFLESRQQCLANNSRDLPVNFCGSSSRVTPKGGKSTMKNITAEEEELMYLEFISAVTEDVASRQFISEKVIDRVIKRHIDMNRNWLDEGKMHHLLEELRKDFQEPANTFRADFERKDNTLLDAFLPHLKTGKRQMKTKENTGRSLDASLSEYYNSTGYAEPLFVSTPTPSLERTPSRTRINEREGENDNLGKVISSPWLGKHLLCDERISEDGSLQNQTGGNEGHEYASITNGKRFHQDQTEVSRDEQSKELEDLGRYLSAALEVSSGSVEATEEHSKAVPSNSDDEF comes from the exons ATGGGCTCTGTTTATTGTAACATGGAATCGAGGATAG GGAGTGTATCACCTGGACTCAGGTGCAGCTCTACTATGAGACAGCAGACTTGGAAAAGGAGCT cTTTTTATTCTAGCTCCTCCACCAAGTTGACACAGTCCATCATTAAAGACCATATGATGTCTCATTACAAAAAGGTTTACTCAGCTAAAG CTGCCATCGATGCCTCAGTACCTAAAAGCTTGACACATAGTGTAAAGT ACAATGACCAGAAAAGACAGGAGCACATATGGAAATTTGGTCGTCCACAATCAGCCCACACTTTCTCACAGAGGAATAGCAGAGCTTCCTGTTCCTCAGCCCAG GGTCAATTTTATGATGACAACCATTACTTCTGCTCAAGTAGTTCCACAGTGTCCAGCCCGAGGCTCGGAACCTCCTTTCACCCAAAAGACATAACTAAAGTCAGCTCACAGAACCGGATGCATCGTTCCTGCCCAGGTTCGGAAATAAAGTACCGGAGCCCAGGCATGACTCCACTGAGAAAGCATTCAGCCACTTCGCTGTCAATCTCAAGAGATGAGAGTTGCTACAAGACGTTTGAGGACCCTTGTCAGAAGACATACAAAGGAGACCTGCTAAAGAAACATTCACAGAAGTTCACCCAAGAAAAACCTTTCACCCCTAAGACACTGAAATCAGATAAGAGTTCTTTCCTTTCAACATACCGCTACTACAGAGCACCACGGAAAAAATCATCTCAGGTTTGCCCTCAGTCAGGAATGATGCACCAAGAAACATCTGA CACTAATGAcaaggaagacacacacacaatttatgaTTCATCTCAG GGATTGAACACAGAGCATGAGTGGTCTGGTGATGAATTCTTAGAATCTCGGCAGCAGTGTCTAGCAAACAACAGTAGAGATTTACCAGTAAATTTCTGTGGCTCATCATCCAG AGTCACACCAAAAGGTGGGAAATCTACCATGAAGAATATAACTGCTGA GGAGGAAGAGTTAATGTACCTTGAATTCATTTCTGCAGTAACAGAGGATGTCGCGTCCAGACAGTTCATCTCTGAAAA GGTTATCGACCGGGTGATAAAGCGTCATATTGACATGAATCGAAATTGGCTTGATGAG GGTAAAATGCACCACCTTCTGGAAGAACTGCGTAAAGATTTCCAAGAGCCCGCCAACACATTCCGCGCAGACTTTGAAAGGAAGGATAATACTCTGCTTGATGCATTCCTACCACACCTGAAAACAGGGAAGAGacaaatgaaaaccaaagaaaacacaGGCCGGTCCCTCGATGCCTCACTTTCTGAATACTACAATTCAACAGGTTATGCTGAGCCCTTATTTGTGTCTACACCCACACCCTCTTTGGAAAGGACTCCTTCACGTACAAGAATAAATGAAAGGGAAGGAGAGAATGATAATCTGGGGAAGGTTATTAGTTCTCCTTGGCTCGGTAAGCATCTTTTGTGTGATGAAAGAATCAGCGAAGATGGCTCGCTTCAAAATCAAACAGGAGGCAATGAAGGCCATGAATATGCTTCTATAACCAATGGCAAAAGATTCCATCAAGATCAGACTGAGGTTAGTCGTGATGAACAGTCCAAAGAGCTTGAGGATCTCGGGAGATATTTGTCTGCAGCACTTGAAGTGTCCAGTGGCTCAGTGGAGGCCACTGAGGAGCACTCAAAGGCAGTCCCTTCTAATAGTGATGATGAGTTCTGA